TTCCCGGCCAAAACTGGGCTTTTCAAGTTCAGTTTTTACAGCCTCTGGTAACTTAGGTTGTTTAATGggttttttcttaattttagcAGCCTCTTGTATGTTTCGCGATAGTATTCCATTCTGACGAACACTACCTAAAAAGCTTATGATGGGCTCTATAATATCTGGGGGCCAATCTGTCACGTATCTTATACGACTCTTTAGTTGGAACTTAGGAAGAGATACGTTAGCGCTATCTTGCTTGGGTTTCGCGACAGTTTTCTTAAGCTTGATTTGGTTAAATTGAGGCGCATCAACACTTTCAGCATGCTGTGGTTTATCTATCTCAAGAACTTTCCTTTCAATTTTTTGTGGAATAAGTTTTGGCTTAGGTTTCTTTGGTTTTTCTGCATTATCTGGTTTTGGTACTACTTTTTCTTTCTGATCTTTGGGAACTTCCACAGGCCCTATTTCTTTTTCTTTAGGTACCTCTTTTGGTATTTCCTGCATTTCATCGGGAATATCTTTGCTTGAAGAGAATTCAAATTCGTCTGGCTTTTCCAATTCGGGTTTTTCAGCATCAATATTCTTAAGTTTTAGtggttttttcttaattttagcTGCTTCCTTAATGTTTCTAGATAGCTCTCCATTTTGTCGGACACTGTTTAAATAACTGATAATTGGTTGCAATTCTTCAGGTGGCCAGTCGGTTATGTGTTTAATTCGACTTTTTAATTGGAATTTAGGTAACGTTACTGTTGACTGTTCAGCTTTAGGTTTTTGTACAGGTTTTTTCAACTTCAATTTTGCGAATTGTGGTCCTTCTACTTGTTCAGCAAACTGAGCTTTATGAACATCCAAAGATACCCTTTCAATTTTTAACGGTGTCAATTTTTTCTTAAGAGGTTGTTTTACGTCCCCGTTTTGTGATATGACTTCATTTTCTTCAACTGGAATTTCATCTACCGGCTTGCTTGGAACCGGTTCTGTCTTATCTTTCTTCTTTGGCTTCTTAGTCTTCTTTTCTTCCACCGAACTGGAACCTACAGGTTCAAGATCTGTGGATTCAAATCACAatcatttattatataaattaaaccTTGAAACATTTTAATGTATGTAAGAGTATGACTAAGAAAGAACACGTAACTCGTTCGGCACTCAAGGGAGGCTAGACACAGGTTACCTCTATCGGGCGGTGGCATTGATACAAGCTCGCATGAGATTGCGAGCATAACACAAAGCCTAGCTAGTAGCCAAATGTTTAGAAACATTTCAAGATGAAAAAATGCGCTCTGTCAACTTGCTGTATTTGTAACTTAATTTTTTGGATAACAATTGCAAAATTACTGTTTAAAATAATTTCGGATATTTTCCTTTAGTTACCTTTACTTCATACTGTAAACAgaacattgtcatttgtcactTTAATAATAAGATAACATTTTGGTGATTTCTCAGAACAATGATTGGTAATAGATTAAAGGAacgcccgcgggccgcaggttgccgaccgcagtTCTACACAATGGCTCACTATGATGGGGGATGGCTGATGGCGCGGCGAATGGCGATGGGATGGCcgcggtgtcggtttttcgtccgcacatcaAAGGTAGTGGGCCAGCGATGGCGGTACGTATCTACACGTGGCCCAATCCCCAGTGCGTGCTCGAACGCGGTCGAGTGTGGACGTTTGTGCTCAGTATCAAtttacggttttttttttaattaaaaatgacgagTACGTGGCTTCATTATGGAAGTAATGATTATGAAGGAATAGGAAATTTACACAGACAGtacatttacaatttaaataatagttatttgttttacaagggggcaaagttgttgtttaaccgctcgtgctaatatagATACCCGAGctagcgaaagattccaaaattgaaccacgagcgtagggagtggttcgaaaaatgtaatcttgagcgttgcgagagtttcaaagcacgagggttaaacaaaatttgcccccgagtgaaacacaattttttttccaCTTTCACTTTAAATTTCACCACACcgacccgaagcaaatattaaaggctacaaatataatgaccaccaaaaaatactttggtaccctaaataaaaaaatcatgcttaccaaaaaaaattactgaacaccaaaaaaataaggcctaaaaatacaaaagtaccaccatcttaattacgactgcacttcaaattgtattcaaataccaaatatattgaatgatcaccaaatcttgaagaccaaattaatgcgatattttcacctaaataaaccactatgattaacaaaaaatgtatacatattaccaaataaagtaaactaactgatgccaaaattactagcccctcccgctcaacctcccgtaccccgcaccgcatacctaccttacctaatctacttttctagtagcatttcgttatgctactagacaAGTAAgacaaactgctatcagttaagtgggttaggttagcactgcgacccatacagaaacgaaatggtactagaaaagtaggtaaggttaggtttgaactgcgacctttacagaaacgaaatgctactataaaagtgggttaggttaggttagaactgcgatcctcacagaaccgaaatgcaactaaaaaagtgggctaggttaagtttcaactgttacccatacagatacgaaatgctactagaaaagtgggttaggttaggtttgaactgcgacccatacagaaacgaaatgctactagaaaagtgggttaggtttgctatcctattaaagcaaatgactccaaaataatcattcttctagaaacgaaatgctactagaaaagtgggttaggttaggtttgaactacgcCCCATACAggaccaaactgctatcagaaaagtgggttaggttaggtttgaactgcgacccttacagaaaccaaatgctactagaaaaatgggttaggttaggtttgaactgcgacccttacagaaaagaaatgctactagaaaagtgggttaggttacgtttgaactgcgacctttacagaaaagaaataccactagaaaagtgggataggtttggtttgaactgcgacccttacagaaaagaaatgctactagaaaagtgggctaggttaggtttgaactgcgacccttgcagaaaagaaatgctactagaaaagtgggttaggttaggtttgaactgcgacccttacagaaaagaaatgctactagaaaagtgggttaggttaggtttgaactgcgacccttacagaaaaaaaatgctactagaaaagtgggttaggttaggtttgaactgcgacccatgctgaaacgaaatggtactagaaaagtgggttaggttaggtttgaactgcgaaccttgcagaaaagaaatgctactagtaaagtgggttaggttaggttaggtttgaactgcgacccttacagaaacgatatgctactagaaaagtgggttaggttaggttagaactgcgactgttacagaaataaaatgctactagaaaaaggtgacgaagtggattaattaatttaataggataacgataattatattaaatatttgcacatttttaattaaaatgtggttacagtTTTGGTggtaatttactatttttgggtttacaatgattattttggagtcatttgctttaatatgatatcaagatttaaaaatttggttataattttacattaaaatggagttctaattttggtggtcatttactatttttgggtttacaatgattattttggtgtcattttctttaataggatagcaagatgtaaaaatttggttatcatttcatattaaaatggggtttgaaatttggtaatcatttactatttttgggttaataatgattagtttggtgtcatttcctttaaaaggatagtaaaatgtaataaaattggtaataatatcacattaaaatggtgttataattttggtgatcattcattattttagggtggtaaaatagatttttttggtattaaattttactaaatctggtgatccgttaaatagcagccaatattaaatgcaaaatatcaaacaaaatcaaaccaaatcaaatccaaatgaatgttattaaatatttatcatccaacatcatcatttaaaagtcaattccagcaaacataagaaaacaactcaaaatttgcatttgattactttgcctcacatgtgaataaaatgcaactttgctatcagtttttgaagtgcaaagtaagcctttccgagctggtgtggtgaaaataaatataacaatacataccaatagttaaataaataaatattagataCATATCTaactatacatacatactacatAGTAAGTACATTGCACAATTTGCACAGCCAtgttggtaaataaattaaggAAATTTAGGTAacttgaaattaaaaaagatatttaattaattctgtaaaaaaatctgacattcaatttttttcgggaagtaGGTATCATCTATCATCAAAAAACCCCTGCAGCTTCTACGCCATTTCTTTTCAATTACTTGTAGAAAATATTGGTACGTGGCGTATCGATTGCTGCAACGGCTAATGCTTCCACGTCCATCTTGGAAACCGGATAGATCACAACTGAATGTCGCCATCGTGTAGTTGCGTTtcaaccatcgcatggccatcgTGTAGTGTAGTCTTTAAAATTAACAAACTGGTAATTAAAACCTGTACACGATGAAACCTGGCCACGCATGATGAGGTAAATCTTTTAACATTTCAAATATCTTATGGAATGGAACTACAtacaattattaaattattattaccgTTAAGTAATTCTAAGGCTAGCTGCCAATCCTCTCACACCTCCTCATACGCACCTACCTAGAAGTCCGACTAAGTTAAGAGACAAGACTGTCATGTAGTGTCATGTAATCATGTTATATAAGTTCTGACTGTAAATTGATTAATAGACATAGAATATATGtagtgtgtgtgtttgtgtgtgtactgtgtatattaaatgttttaaccTTGACGTTCTCGAGCTAACTTCAATGAGTCCATCTTTTACTTAAACTTCTTAAAAGTGTAATACTAAGACTATTTACTAGGAGTTTTGAAATATTAAGTGTGATTTCTGATTGGACTCCCTTTTTACGCTTGATGATATCCTGTGTGGTTTTCCTTGTAACTGTCTTACCTTCTAGTATCGTTTCAATTTCTTCCGAAATCGTCTCGGGCAGTTTGGTGGTTTTAGTGTGTGTTGGTTGCTCCTCTTCTAGCTCTTGGGACACATTAAAGGCGGTGATAGGTTCTTCACTTTCCTTTTCGGTTGCTGTGATTTCAGCCAACGGTTCTTTCGTTCCCTTTTTGATGACGCGCCTGGCTGGTTTGCGTTTTTTAACTTCGCTAGTTTCAGGTCGAACTTCATTGATTTCGATCTTTTCGAGAACTTCGTCTACGACCCTAGCGGTCTCTATTGTATGTGTGTCAACAAGTGGTGTTGTTTTGTCATCTGTGTATTCTTGTGTAGAGTGTACTGATATGATGGGTGTGTTATCGTCTACTTGTTCTGTGATGATTTGTGTGGTATCTGGAAGAGGTCCCTTCTTACACTTGATGATTTTATGTGTGGTTTTCTTTGTCACTGTCTTACCTGCGGGGGTAGTTTCAGTTTCTTCCGATATTTTCTCCGGCAGTTCAAAGATCTCAGCGGGAGTTGGTTGTTGTTCCTCCGGCGCTGAGGCAACCGTTACTGTGGTGATGGGTTCTTCGCCTTCCTTTTCGATTGTTGTTATTTCAGTCACCGGTTCTTTAGATCCCTTCTTAATGACGCCCTTAGTAGTTTTGACCTTTTTAACTCCGCCGGTATCAGTTCGTACTGGAGTAGCCTCTACCTTTTCGGGAGTTTCCTCCACGACCCTAGCAGTTTTAAGTGTGTGTGTGTCTATTAGTGGTGTTGTGGTGTCATCTGTATATTCTTGTGTAGTGTGTACTGATATAATAGGTGTGCTATCGTTTACTTGTTCTGTGTATTCTTGTGTAGTGTGTACTGTTATGATAGGTGTGCTATCGTCTACTTGTTCTGTGGTGATTTGTGTGGTATCTGTAAGAGGTCCCTTTTTACGCTTAATGATTCTCTTTGTAGTTTTCTTTGTAACTGTCTTACCTTCTGGTGCAGTTTCAGTTTCTTCTGCTATCTCTTCTGGCAGCTCAACGGTCTCTATCGGTGTCGTTTGATTATCCTCTGGCGCCGGGGAAACCGTAACTGTTGTGATGGGCTCTTCACCTTCCTTTTCGATTGTTGTTATTTCAGTCACCGGTTCTTTAGGTCCCTTTTTAATGACGCGCTTTGTGGTTTTGACTTTTTTGACTTCGCCGGTATCAGTTCGTACTTGAGTGACCTCGACCTTTTCGGGAGCTTCCTCTACGACCCTAGCAGTTTCAAGTATGTGTGTATCGAATAGTGGTTTTGTGGTGTCATCTGTGTATTCTTGTGTAGTGTGTACTGATATGATAGGTGTGCTATCGTCTACTTGTTCTGTGGTGATTTGTGTGGTATCTGTAAGAGGTCCCTTTTTACGCTTAATGATTCTCTTTGTAGTTTTCGTTGTAACTGTCTTACCTTCTGGTGTAGTTTCAGTTTCTTCTGCTATCTCTTCTGGCAGCTCAACGGTCTCTATCGGTGTCGTTTGATCATCCTCTGGCGCTGGGGAAACCGTAACTGTTGTGATGGGCTCTTCACCTTCCTTTTCAATTGTTGTTATTTCAGTCACCGGTTCTTTAGGTCCCTTTTTAATGACGCGCTTTGTGGTTTTGACTTTTTTGACTTCGCCGGTATCAGTTCGTACTTGAGTGACCTCGACCTTTTCGGGAGCTTCCTCTACGACCCTAGCAGTTTCAAGTATGTGTGTATCGAATAGTGGTTTTGTGGTGTCATCTGTGTATTCTGGTGTAGTGTGTACTGATATGATAGGTGTGCTATCGTCTACTTGTTCTGTGGTGATTTGTGTGGTATCTGTAAGAGGTCCCTTTTTACGCTTAATGATTCTCTTTGTAGTTTTCTTTGTAACTGTCTTACCTTCTGGTGTAGTTTCAGTTTCTTCTGCTATCTCTTCTGGCAGCTCAACGGTCTCTATCGGTGTCGTTTGATCATCCTCTGGCGCTGGGGAAACCGTAACTGTTGTGATGGGCTCTTCACCTTCCTTTTCGATTGTTGTTATTTCGGTCACCGGTTCTTTAGGTCCCTTTTTAATGACGCGCTTTGTGGTTTTGACCTTTTTGACTTCCCCGGTATCTGTGCGTACTTGAGTGACCTCGACATTTTCGGGAGCTTCCTCTACGACCCTAGCAGTTTCAAGTATGTGTGTATCGAATAGTGGTTTTGTGGTGTCATCTGTGTATTCTTGTGTAGTGTGTACTGATATGATAGGTGTGCTATCGTTTACTTGTTCTGTGTATTCTTGTGTAGTGTGTACTGATATGATAGGTGTGCTATCGTCTACTTGTTCTGTGGTGATTTGTGTGGTATCTGTAAGAGGTCCCTTTTTACGCTTAATAATTCTCTTTGTAGTTTTCTTTGTAACTGTCTTACCTTCTGGTGTAGTTTCAGTTTCTTCTGCTATCTCTTCTGGCAGCTCAACGGTCTCTATCGGTGTCGTTTGATCATCCTCTGGCGCCGGGGAAACCGAAACTGTTGTGATGGGCTCTTCACCTTCCTTTTCGATTGTTGTTATTTCAGTCACCGGTTCTTTAGGTCCCTTTTTAATGACGCGCTTTGTGGTTTTGACCTTTTTGACTTCGCCGGTATCAGTTCGTACTTGAGTGACCTCGACCTTTTCGGGAGCTTCCTCTACGACCCTAGCAGTTTCAAGTATGTGTGTATCGAATAGTGGTTTTGTGGTGTCATCTGTGTATTCTTGTGTAGTGTGTACTGATATGATAGGTGTGCTATCGTCTACTTGTTCTGTGGTGATTTGTGTGGTATCTGTAAGAGGTCCCTTTTTACGCTTAATGATTCTCTTTGTAGTTTTCTTTGTAACTGTCTTACCTTCTGGTGTAGTTTCAGTTTCTTCTGCTATCTCTTCTGGCAGCTCAACGGTCTCTATCGGTGTCGTTTGATCATCCTCTGGCGCTGGGGAAACCATAACTGTTGTGATGGGCTCTTCACCTTCCTTTTCGATTGTTGTTATTTCGGTCACCGGTTCTTTAGGTCCCTTTTTAATGACGCGCTTTGTGGTTTTGACCTTTTTGACTTCCCCGGTATCTGTGCGTACTTGAGTGACCTCGACATTTTCGGGAGCTTCCTCTACGACCCTAGCAGTTTCAAGTATGTGTGTATCGAATAGTGGTTTTGTGGTGTCATCTGTGTATTCTTGTGTAGTGTGTACTGATATGATAGGTGTGCTATCGTTTACTTGTTCTGTGTATTCTTGTGTAGTGTGTACTGATATGATAGGTGTGCTATCGTCTACTTGTTCTGTGGTGATTTGTGTGGTATCTGTAAGAGGTCCCTTTTTACGCTTAATAATTCTCTTTGTAGTTTTCTTTGTAACTGTCTTACCTTCTGGTGTAGTTTCAGTTTCTTCTGCTATCTCTTCTGGCAGCTCAACGGTCTCTATCGGTGTCGTTTGATCATCCTCTGGCGCCGGGGAAACCGAAACTGTTGTGATGGGCTCTTCACCTTCTTTTTCGATTGTTGTAATTTCAGTCACCGGTTCTTTTGGTCCCCTTTTGATTACGCGCTTAGTAGTTTTGACCTTTTTGACATCGCCGGTATCAGTTCGTACTTGAGTGACCTCAACCTTTTCGGGAGTTTCCTCTACGACTCTAGCAATTTCAAGTGTGTGTGTGTCCAGTAAAGGTTTTGTGGTGTCATCATGTAATTCTTGTGTGGTGTGTACTGAAATGATAGGTGTTTCATCGTCTACTTGTTCTGTGGTGATTTGTGTAGTTTCTGTTAGTGGTCCCTTTTTACGCTTAATGGTTCTCTTTGTAGTTTTCTTTGTAACTGTCTTACCTTCTGGTGTAGTGTCAGTTTCTTCTGCTATCTCTTCTGGCAGCTCAATGGTCTCTATCGGTGTCGTTTGATCTTCCTCAGGTGCTGGGGAAACCGTAACTGTTGTGATGGGCTCTTCACCTTCTTTTTCGATTGTTGTAATTTCAGTCACCGGTTCTTTAGGTCCCTTTTTGATTACTCGCTTAGTAGTTTTGACCTTCTTAACTTCACCGGTGTTAGTTCGTACTTGAGTAACCTCTACCTTTTCGGGACTTTCCTCTACGACCCTAGCAGATTCAAGTGTGTGTGTATCCAATATAGGTGTTGTGATGTCATCATGTAATTCTTGTGTGGTGTGTACTGAAATAATAGGTGTTTCATCGTCTACTTGTTCTGTGGTGATTTGTGTAGTTTCTGTAAGCGGTCCCTTTTTACGCTTAATGATTCTCTTTGTCGTTTTCTTTGTAACTGTCTTACCTTCTGGTGTAGTTTCAGTTTCTTCTGCTATCTCTTCTGGCAGCTCAACGGTCTCTATCGGTGTCGTTTGATCACCCTCTGGCGCTGGGGAAACCGTAACTGTTGTGATGGGCTCTTCACCTTCCTTTTCGATTGTTGTTATTTCGGTCACCGGTTCTTTAGGTCCCTTTTTAATGACGCGCTTTGTGGTTTTGACCTTTTTGACTTCCCCGGTATCTGTGCGTACTTGAGTGACCTCGACATTTTCGGGAGCTTCCTCTACGACCCTAGCAGTTTCAAGTATGTGTGTATCGAATAGTGGTTTTGTGGTGTCATCTGTGTATTCTTGTGTAGTGTGTACTGATATGATAGGTGTGCTATCGTCTACTTGTTCTGTGGTGATTTGTGTGGTATCTGTAAGAGGTCCCTTTTTACGCTTAATGATTCTCTTTGTAGTTTTCTTTGTAACTGTCTTACCTTCTGGAGTAGTTTCAGTTTCTTCTGCTATCTCTTCTGGCATCTCAACGGTCTCTATCGGTGCCGTTCGATCTTCCTCTGGCGCTGGAGAAACCGTAACTGTTGTGATGGGCTCTTCACCTTCCTTTTCGATTGTTGTAATTTCGGTAACTGGTTCTTTTGGTCCCGTTTTGATAACGCGCTTAGTAGTTTTGACCTTTTTGACTTCGCCGGTATCAGTGCGTACTTGAGTGACCTCTACCTTTTCGGGAGTTTCCTGTACGACCCTAGCAGATTCAAGTGTATGTGTATCCAATATAGGTGTTGTGGTGTCATCATGTAATTCTTGTGTGGTGTGTACTGAAATAATAGGTGTTTCACCGTCTACTTGTTCGGTGGTGATTTGTGTAGTTTCTGTTAGTGGTCCCTTTTTACGCTTAATGATTCTCTTTGTAGTTTTCTTCGTAACTATCTTACCTTCTGGTGTAGTGTCAGTTTCTTCTGCTATCTCTTCTGGCAACTCAACGGTCTCTATCGGCGTCGTTTGATCTTCCTCTGGCGCTGGGGAAACCGTAACTGTTGTGATGGGCTCTTCACCTTCTTTTTCGATTGTTGTAATTTCAGTCACCGGTTCTTTTGGTCCCTTTTTGATTATGCGCTTAGTAGTTTTGACCTGTTTAACTTCACCGGTGTCAGTTCGTACTTGAGTGACCTCTATCTTTTCGGGAGTTTCCTCTACGACCCTAGCAGATTCAAGTGTATGTGTATCCAATAAAGGTTTTGTGGTGTCATCATGTAATTCTTGTGTGGTGTGTACTGAAATGATAGGTGTTTCATCGTCTACTTGTTCGGTGGTGATTTGTGTAGTTTCTGTTAGTGGTCCCTTTTTACGCTTAATGATTCTCTTTGTAGTTTTCTTTGTAACTGTCTTACCTTCTGGAGTAGTTTCAGTTTCTTCTGCTATCTCTTCTGGTATCTCAACGGTCTCTATCGGTGCCGTTCGATCTTCCTCTGGCGCTGGGGAAACCGTAACTGTTGTGATGGGCTCTTCACCTTCCTTTTCGATTGTTGTAATTTCGGTAACTGGTTCTTTTGGTCCCTTTTTGATAACGCGCTTAGTAGTTTTGACCTTTTTGACTTCGCCGGTATCAGTTCGTACTTGAGTGACCTCTACCTTTTCGGGAGTTTCCTGTACGACCCTAGCAGATTCAAGTGTATGTGTATCCAATAAAGGTTTTGTGGTGTCATCATGTAATTCTTGTGTGGTGTGTACTGAAATGATAGGTGTTTCATCGTCTACTTGTTCGGTGGTGATTTGTGTAGTTTCTGTAAGTGGTCCCTTTTTACGCTTAATGATTCCCTTTGTAACTGTCTTACCTTTTGGTGTAGTGTCTGTTTCTTCTGCTATCTCTTCTGGCAGCTCAACGGTCTCTATCGGCGTCGTTTGATCTTCCTCTGGCGCTGGGGAAACCGTAACTGTTGTGATGGGCTCTTCACCTTCTTTTTCAATTGTTGTAATTTCAGTCACCGGTTCTTTTGGTCCCTTTTTGATTACGCGCTTAGTAGTTTTGACCTTTTTGACTTCGCCGGTATCAGTTCGTACTTTAGTGACCTCAACCTTTTCGGGAGTTTCCTCTACGACTCTAGCAGTTTCAAGTGTGTATGTGTCCAATAATGGTTTGGTGGTGTCATCATGTAATTCTTGTGTGGTATGTACTGAAATGATAGGTGTTTCATCGTCTACTTGTTCAGTGGTGATTTGTGTAGTTTCTGTTAGTGGGCCCTTTTTACGCTTAATGGTTCTCTTTGTAGTTTTCTTTGTAACTGTCTTACCTTCTGGTGTAGTGTCAGTTTCTTCTGCTATCTCTTCTGGCAGCTCAATGGTCTCTATCGGTGTCGTTTGATC
Above is a window of Cydia splendana chromosome Z, ilCydSple1.2, whole genome shotgun sequence DNA encoding:
- the LOC134805129 gene encoding titin-like, with amino-acid sequence MKHRVVEEAPEKVEITQIRTESGDVKKVKTTKRVIKKGPKEPVTEITTIEKEGEEPITTVTVAPVPEEDDQITPEETIELPEEVAEQSETTPEGKTVTKKTTKRIIKRKKGPLTETTQITTEQVDDETPVISVHTTQEITDDTTTPLDTKHTPEKATVVEEAPEKVEITQVRTETGDVKKVKTTKRVIKKGPKEPVTEITTIEKEGEEPITTVTVAPVPEEDDQITPEETIELPEEVAEQSETTPEGKTVTKKTTKRIIKRKKGPLTETTQITTEQVDDETPVISVHTTQEITDDTTTPLDTKHTPEKATVVEEAPEKVEITQVRTETGDVKKVKTTKRIIKKGPKEPVTEITTIEKEGDEPITTVTVALVPEEDETTPIETVELPEEIAEETETTPEGKTVTKKTTKRIIKRKKGPLTETTQITTEQVDDETPIISVHTTQELHDDITTPILDTHTLESARVVEESPEKVEVTQVRTDTGEVKKVKTTKRLIKKGPKEPVTEITTIEKEGEEPITTVTVSPAPEEDQTTTIETVELPEEIAEETDTTPEGKTVTKKTTKRTIKRKKGPLTETTQITTEQVDDETPIISVHTTQELHDDTTKPLLDTHTPEIARVVEETPEKVEVTQVRTDTGEVKKVKTTKRVIKRGPKEPVTEITTIEKEGEEPITTVTVSPAPEEDQTTPIETIELPEEIAEETDTTPEGKTVTKKTTKRTIKRKKGPLTETTQITTEQVDDETPIISVHTTQELHDDTTKPLLDTYTLETARVVEETPEKVEVTKVRTDTGEVKKVKTTKRVIKKGPKEPVTEITTIEKEGEEPITTVTVSPAPEEDQTTPIETVELPEEIAEETDTTPKGKTVTKGIIKRKKGPLTETTQITTEQVDDETPIISVHTTQELHDDTTKPLLDTHTLESARVVQETPEKVEVTQVRTDTGEVKKVKTTKRVIKKGPKEPVTEITTIEKEGEEPITTVTVSPAPEEDRTAPIETVEIPEEIAEETETTPEGKTVTKKTTKRIIKRKKGPLTETTQITTEQVDDETPIISVHTTQELHDDTTKPLLDTHTLESARVVEETPEKIEVTQVRTDTGEVKQVKTTKRIIKKGPKEPVTEITTIEKEGEEPITTVTVSPAPEEDQTTPIETVELPEEIAEETDTTPEGKIVTKKTTKRIIKRKKGPLTETTQITTEQVDGETPIISVHTTQELHDDTTTPILDTHTLESARVVQETPEKVEVTQVRTDTGEVKKVKTTKRVIKTGPKEPVTEITTIEKEGEEPITTVTVSPAPEEDRTAPIETVEMPEEIAEETETTPEGKTVTKKTTKRIIKRKKGPLTDTTQITTEQVDDSTPIISVHTTQEYTDDTTKPLFDTHILETARVVEEAPENVEVTQVRTDTGEVKKVKTTKRVIKKGPKEPVTEITTIEKEGEEPITTVTVSPAPEGDQTTPIETVELPEEIAEETETTPEGKTVTKKTTKRIIKRKKGPLTETTQITTEQVDDETPIISVHTTQELHDDITTPILDTHTLESARVVEESPEKVEVTQVRTNTGEVKKVKTTKRVIKKGPKEPVTEITTIEKEGEEPITTVTVSPAPEEDQTTPIETIELPEEIAEETDTTPEGKTVTKKTTKRTIKRKKGPLTETTQITTEQVDDETPIISVHTTQELHDDTTKPLLDTHTLEIARVVEETPEKVEVTQVRTDTGDVKKVKTTKRVIKKGPKEPVTEITTIEKEGEEPITTVMVSPAPEDDQTTPIETVELPEEIAEETETTPEGKTVTKKTTKRIIKRKKGPLTDTTQITTEQVDDSTPIISVHTTQEYTDDTTKPLFDTHILETARVVEEAPEKVEVTQVRTDTGEVKKVKTTKRVIKKGPKEPVTEITTIEKEGEEPITTVSVSPAPEDDQTTPIETVELPEEIAEETETTPEGKTVTKKTTKRIIKRKKGPLTDTTQITTEQVDDSTPIISVHTTQEYTEQVNDSTPIISVHTTQEYTDDTTKPLFDTHILETARVVEEAPENVEVTQVRTDTGEVKKVKTTKRVIKKGPKEPVTEITTIEKEGEEPITTVTVSPAPEDDQTTPIETVELPEEIAEETETTPEGKTVTKKTTKRIIKRKKGPLTDTTQITTEQVDDSTPIISVHTTPEYTDDTTKPLFDTHILETARVVEEAPEKVEVTQVRTDTGEVKKVKTTKRVIKKGPKEPVTEITTIEKEGEEPITTVTVSPAPEDDQTTPIETVELPEEIAEETETTPEGKTVTTKTTKRIIKRKKGPLTDTTQITTEQVDDSTPIISVHTTQEYTDDTTKPLFDTHILETARVVEEAPEKVEVTQVRTDTGEVKKVKTTKRVIKKGPKEPVTEITTIEKEGEEPITTVTVSPAPEDNQTTPIETVELPEEIAEETETAPEGKTVTKKTTKRIIKRKKGPLTDTTQITTEQVDDSTPIITVHTTQEYTEQVNDSTPIISVHTTQEYTDDTTTPLIDTHTLKTARVVEETPEKVEATPVRTDTGGVKKVKTTKGVIKKGSKEPVTEITTIEKEGEEPITTVTVASAPEEQQPTPAEIFELPEKISEETETTPAGKTVTKKTTHKIIKCKKGPLPDTTQIITEQVDDNTPIISVHSTQEYTDDKTTPLVDTHTIETARVVDEVLEKIEINEVRPETSEVKKRKPARRVIKKGTKEPLAEITATEKESEEPITAFNVSQELEEEQPTHTKTTKLPETISEEIETILEV